From the genome of Branchiostoma lanceolatum isolate klBraLanc5 chromosome 11, klBraLanc5.hap2, whole genome shotgun sequence:
GGATAGAAACTTGTCAGACATGTCACAGAGATGTCCATCAAACTTTCCTGAAGTTCAGAATATCCGCTCTCCTTTCTTGTAAATAGATAGAAGAGTTTGTCGCATCGAGCGAAGACGCAATGTCGCTGCACAGAGAGAAGTGACCGACTTGTTTGTCATGTGCGTAACCAAATTAGGGTAAGGAGGAAAATTGCTGGATAAGGCGTGGCTTGGTATTTGCCGCGGGCGACATTTTAATGATTTATTGAAAAAGACTGGTTCGACGTCTCCATTGTTTTCGATCGAGCCAGTCTTCGTTGCTATGGTGTTAAAACAAATCCAGGACGTTTTTTGTGCTTGGCAATTGAAAAGTGTTCAGGAAAAAGAGAAATCACgaaaagaagaacaagaagaaaccGATTGCACGTGCTCTGCAAAGTTTGTTTATGCGTTGCTATAGATACACAACGGATCCTGGGCATCATTTTTAGACAAGACTACATTGACACaacgttttgaatgacattAACATTAAAAATTTGAAGAcgcattttttttccttttttttgcgtttgtaataaaaaaatatagaTGTAGATCCACtcattcttctttcatttttatAGACTTTTGAATGTCCAAGTGACACTGACATGACTGCCCTACAGAACGAATGGCTCTATCGTAATTATTTGACACCTCGCTAGGCTGACTTATCATTAGGATCTAAGTGGTCTACCTATATAATAACCCGTCATCTTTTCCGAGGTGCCATGTACTAGTATCTTATGTACCGCTCATAGAATCACAATCATTATTGTGCGATAAAACGTCTGGTTATGACGTCATATAACCCATTTACCGCCATTTGCACGGAGAgtgaaatgtcaaaggtcagacaACAAAGAGGGTTGCTACACTGGTTCGGTCACCCCCCCCCTCTCCCACCTTCTTGGAAAAGGAGGTCGCAAATGATAAAGCAAAACCGGTTGCATGGCTGACTGGGCGCATGCGCAGaagcaaacatacatgtagggacaAGCGTGTATCAGAGtatcagattcagattcagatttattACAATCAACCTTGCATGTTACATCCTTTACATGAAAGTtaacatgaaatatgttgatagTTAAATGAAATTGAAGCCATTACATTACATAGTATAAAAATCACGCATATCACAAGCGAACACATGGTTAAAACACTTCAAACAGATCATCAATATGTTGTTACATATTAATGTGTATCATCTGTCATAATACTTAAGATATAGAGAAAAGCACAAAAGTTACACCCGAATTATTTGAACTAGTAGATAAGGtgttacattttacaaagagtataaaaaaaattatgtcacGCTATATAATGTTCTTTTATCCAACTTCCAAGTAGATGTAACGAGGCAAATCCATGCATGGGAAAGTGCATGCTAGAAATAGTACTTAGACCACAGCatgtaaatcttatggatgacatcagcgtgctcattaattttcgcctgattttttAAGAAACGTACAAGAAATTTTGTTCCCTCCAGAGACGGTTaacatgacaagaaagtacAAAAAAGGGGAAATATgtcgtgtggtagccttgaatgTAGTTATAGAAGTAAAACTAGTtcggtagttgtagaagtgacactagtatGGTAGgcttgagtgtagttgccaacttggtaagtgcCACCAGTCTACCAAACTAATGTCACTTTGTTCACTTCTTGAacacaggaataaaagacttgttgacTCACAGTGATGCCATAATTTgttgcttcaattcttgttacaacgtttatgttttgaaattttagaCATCTTCTTTATTTTACACATCTTATGTTTTTCGCCCTCTCGTGTCAAATTTGGaatctgcagaggatgtcatccgtaaaTTTTACTTGCCGTGGCCTTAGATATTGCAAAAATATGCGTGAAACACTGAGACTGAGTCAgttccttacatctgcttggagatcaacatTTCCTGTCTCTTTGCTCCAATTTTCTCGTCTAAATCTGGACTTGGTGATAAAATAACGCTGGAAAACAGACATTACAATGCAGGTGTTACATTTCACACATATATCACTACGATAATTGACTTGCTACAGGCATAACAGATGGTAATTTGGAGGCATCAATTACTGTGGCCGTCTAATTGTTTTCTTGCATAGTAATAGGCCTTCTTGGAAAGACCCAGTGCACCGCTGAAATGATAGCCTTCGGGTGTGTTACCTTTCCGTTTGAAAGTGCTGCTTCTTGTTCCTGTATTTCATTCTGTACATTGGCAAAAGCTGGCCGTGAATAAGCCAGctttatgtattcatttttttggtctCAAAAGAGAACAAGAAATCAGTTCTGCTCAGTCCAtactctgtgaggtgacacaaattGAATAGCCATGATTAAAAGTATCGGTGTTTTCAACCCAGGCTTgacttgtttgaaaaaaaaaaatgtcggGAACTGTTACTGAATAGAACCTGTTGTCATCAAATACAAAAGTGCTGCGAATGTAGCTCTTAGTTTGTTATCAATGGTTTTACTTTAGTTGTCGGTGTCTCAAATTCACATCATGATATGCAGCTGACATAAGGCTAGTGTTCTATTTAACGTGAGTCATAGTCTGGTTTCCTTTCGGCATGGAAATGGGTTATATGCTCACAGAATTACCGTCTCGCAGATTTCCACCTCTTGAACCCATCCACACACACCCTCCCCTccacacgcccccccccccctccacaccCCTCAAAAACCACCTGTCAAAGGCGATACCATTTCGTGGAGGTGTacaatctattttttttttacgtttgtcagaaaataattgaaaatgaaaaattgttACTTTATAGATAGTACTGCATGTACTCAGAGCCTACGGCTTCCTTTTGTTAGTATTCTACAGCAGTCCTGGCAACATTATacatttattgttgttgttcagaCAACTTGGACTTGCTGAGGTCAGTCTACGGGAATGTGCAGTTCCTCTCAACTTCTCTAGGTGGCAGCCTTGCATAGAGCAGAGTTCAAAGGCAGATCACACCAAGGCCGTTGATATAATTAAACATTCCCTTTCGTTTGCAGAGATAAACGAAATTAGACAGACACTATGATATTACGGGCTATCACGTACATACTGTGAATCTTGTGTCTGACATTCTATTCAAAATTAATACTTTTCGGTTCATACCTcaaacaaaaatgtgttttgtctATTTGTGAAATATAGGAtgaaaattattcaaatgatttTGAGCAAGTGAAAAGAAAGACGAATAACTTTGGGCGCTTATCACTATAATGTGAGAAATCTATGATGTACTGACGTTCATACAGAATAGACAGAAACTATGAACATGGGAAATTTATGAAAGGTCTAGAAGTCAGCCAACAAAGTCTGCCAACGACGCCACTATTTGCACTGAGATTAACTAGTACGCTAGTGATTTTGGCGTTCAAAAAATGTCTCTTCAAAACAGGATCTAGGCAACCTGACAAGGGTAACAGAAGTTTATTGACACAACCAATGTCAAGTGCATCTGTCCTAGCTGACCTTCACTATACATGGCTGTACACGCCATGACGTCCTCCTTGGTATTTAGCGTGGTCTATTCTAAGTGTTGTTTCTTGCCCCTCGGTGCTTACCCAGGGCTCATGGTGCTCACGAGGTGGGGAAGGTTTTCCCTTATGGTCTCATGCCCGAATTAGTCCGCGTGTAGATGCCCAAAGAGTGCGGGCTAAAAGATTATTTGGGCCCCAAAGTCAGGTGTTTAAGTCGGTGATAATTTTCCtttgatcgatcccacctgatataataagcatttgagatgaaagcttgttcatctctgacaggataaggcaggaaagtttcggcatccaagcgattgtcggacgtaCATGCTATTTTGACCTGAGTACTGCAATCGGGCTCTCTCGGTACCAGAAAGCCTCTTGCGGCTGGCAGGTAACGGCAGTTTTCAATGCCATTACAGATCGCTTCCTAGGTTATATTTTGGTGTCaattttttcattgtctaaagatcgtgtgtgcttgcaatagaaagtaaaacatctccggTAACTCTGtgtttttattggaattacggCCATTAAAGGTTCGTGTTTTAGCGTTATTCCCTATGGGATGGTCTAACTGGCGTGTGAGACCTTATGGACCGTATGTACACACAAGCGGAGGGTTTTCAGTCGCGTGAGGAACCACAGTTCAACCAGGGTTGTCTTTGCGTTTACATGCtgtcagacacacacatacggACCGCCGCATAGTAGAGAGGTTACTAGAATTTCACTACGCTGAAACATACGCTTGGGTTCTCGCAAACAAGCCGTCCGAAGACTCCAGTGCTAAGGTGCGTCTCCTTGTGTCACAATGGTCTGTCTCTGTTCTTATTAAGATGTCTGTAATCaatttcaatgtcatttttaAATGTCAGCTTGCCGCTGTGTGGTGTGCTATTCATTTTAATCATGGAGTTTTTAAAGCAGCCttaaggaggttaaaatagacCTTCTTGCTTAAACCGTCATGCTTCACTTGTCTTGTGCGCACCGATACTAGCTAGGGACGCATAAAAAGTGCACCATTTAAGATAAGGATAGAGTATATATAGGGTGTTTAATTTTATTCACGTATGCAAGGAACATTTCACGACGATTTTTGCAAAGCCACGATCCGTATGTTTAGTCCTCATTTAGTACAAATCACTGTAAATGCCTATTTTTattcaacaaagaaaacattgtTATAGGGCACAAAATAATTCCACAAATTCAACATACATAGCAGTCTCAAGACAAAAGAGATTAAACTGGAAAAAGATTGTAACAACTATAGAGATCAGTCCAAATTTTACACTGAAGATTACAAAAGCCAAATCGCTGATTGTCTGATAAGTCCTAAGTGTTGTTCACACATTTTACACAAAAGACGCCGACCaccatgtgacatttgtctcgTGACCTATCTGTATACATAATTAGACTCCCCGGGAGCTTCTTTTTAAAACACAGGCATTGTCTGACCGAAACAGTACCAGGTAATCGTTTTAATTTTAAAGCCGTACGAAAAAAGACATGTTTTCGATGCACGCACACTGCAagaaattgaatgaaaattaaACCTTCCGAAGTCAATATGGAGGAAGATTTATGTTTTATATAGGCTCTGACAAAAGCTGGAGATGATTAGATTTCGGGCCTCCTGATGGCTTGTGACAGTTGTCTTCTGACCTTTCATTCAACCTATTTGTATACCCAATAAGGCTCCACGGGAGGTTCTGTTTAAAACACCGACATTGTCTGACCGAATTAAACAGTACCAAACTCGGGATTTGCTGAACGTTAACGTtgtcttgtaacgttacatgccacCGGTCTGTATTCTTTTTGCTCGATTCAAGGGGTGCCTAGTgagtattcatacaaattttatggaattagtataaatataatacatacaattCTTGCTGTTGGTAAAACTtatatgaattccgtaaaattcgtatgtttctttgTAATGGATcgtaagaattttttttcataccgTAAAACTGGTCCAAGTTTTGattcgtatgaatacttaggcacccctgGTGTTACCAAAACAGAAACAGTCCCAAACTCAAACCATTTGTCTAGTCAATGTTCTGAACTCTTTTTGCTCGATTCTCTCCTCAGACATGACGGAGCTTAGAACAGTCGATGAGGTACCGTCAGGCCCTTCTTCTGGATATAATTCAGACGACGACACTGAAAGAACCCCGCTCATTGGTTCAAACAACGACTCCGCAACCACCAACGACAGGAAACCCCCTTTCGTGCCCATCATAGGGATATTTTCTATAGAAGTCTGTGAGAGAGTGGCCTACTACGCTACCGTGGCTAATCTTGTGTTATTCTGTACGCGAGATCTGGATTATACAAGTACGGAGGCAGTAACACTGAGTCTGTTGTTCACCGGGCTGGGATGCACCGTTCCACCGCTAGGCGGCGTGCTCGCCGATAGCCTCATCGGGAAGTACCGAGCGATCTGTGTCACCGCATTCCTGCACTTTGTAGGTGAGTATCTGTGAACATTTCGTCAGCCGGACTAGGTATGTTCTGTAACAGTGGGGtccaagcgcctccaactgaccagtctataaactggtctagaccttttagcctagtggttaaggcgtgcgtgcctgtgatctgccATGTCTGCACGGTTTCgtcgcgggttcgaatcccgggggccaggagactgttctactcggcGCTTCTTTGTTCCAGTACATATCCATGAGTGTTCTAACCTACCGATCGCGCAAGTCTCTTGTAAACTTCAACTTGTAAATGTGCGCATGCGCAACtgtttgccctccctttcacgttgtgatgaaattcaaataaACCAATTTTGTAACCAGGTAAGTTTTAATTTCAAAGCCGTACGAAAAAAAGACACGTTTTTGATGCACACACACTGCAAGAAATTGAATGAAAATGGAACCTACCGAAGTCAATATGAAGGGAGTTTTATGTTTTATATAGGCTGTGGCAAAAGCTGGAGATGATTAGATTTCGGGCCTCCTGGTAGCTTTCCTATgaactgcagctgaacttccggttttgatatctcgtttaaTCTCTTTTCCATCAGGTATGGCTTGCATGGTCGCTGTCGCCTTCCCGTTCGAATCTTACTTCGGGCCGGAAAACTCCCCGAGTAAAGAAACGTTGGACTCCATTTTCCCTGTCGCACTCGTCGTCGTCGCCATAGCAACCGGTGGGATCAAAGCCAACGTCTCTCCATTCGCAGCACAACAGGCGCAAGGGATGATGGGAGCACAGACGGAACGATCTTTTTTCAATTGGTGAGTCCGAAAATTTGATTATCAAATTATTGTTCGCTGTTTGTAGCTTCAATGGTCAGCGTTACCGGAACTGTTAGGAAGTTATTAATCAAAGAAAGTAGCTTGAATTTACATATTGAGTGCAGCGTTGATTAtgctattttgtattttgaactTCAGAATTCCACCTAAAACCGGTTTTCAATGAAATGCGGGATTTTAGGAAAAGCAGGAAGGTATCTTGCATTTACTGTACAATCACCAGGGATTTGTAGGTCTTGGTCAATCATTTAACGAAATGTAAAGCAGTAAATAGCAAGTATTTAAAGCCAGATAATTCATCCATCGTCATTTTCCAACGGTAATACGTTTGGTTGACGATTTCACTTGCCAACGCAACAACTGTTTGTCCTGAACGCAACACAATGCAACGAAACAAATCACAACAAAACGCAGTGCAGTTCCTCAATGTCAAGGTTGCTAGGGCTGACCAACaccaacaataacaacagacaCAATATTACAGATTATCATCAAACTCCACTGAAAACTGAATACTATGATCtatttttgtcttgttttcacATTTTCGGACAGGTATTTCTGGTTTCTGAATGTGGGGACGTTTTTCTCCATTGCTGTCCTTTCCTACATCGAACAGGACATCGCCTTCTGGATAGGGTTTCTAGTTCCCACAATCCTCATGTTCTGCGCATGCGCCAACCTGATGCTCATGGGATGCTTAGGCAAAGTTTACAAAGACTCGCCAAACGGTAAGTTCTATTTAACCTTGGTGACCGTAAGCCTATTTTGCATGTAGTGAGCATGACACCATTGGAAGTTGGTTGAAATTTCAAACTACTtgataatcttttttttcagtggCTTAACATATGATATTTAATGATATTTCAATAATTACCTTCAACTTTACCCGGTGTCTATAACTTCTCCAAATCGCATATACGAATGTACTACTAGATCTTTATTGTAGAAATGTAGTTGGACGTATGAAAATGCCTTTTAATTTCTTTAATTAATTTCTTGGTATGGATTTcacccaccgctgccaccagtgttggGGTTTCTTAGTATGTATTTGTGACGAACTGACAAAACGacgtgattgacaggtgatgGTTGGTCAGCCCGGAGAAGCACAGATCCATACAAGCGGCATGCCTGGCATTGGATGATGGAGCAAGGCTAACACAATCAATGTTTCTTTACAGGTAGTGTATTGCTGAAAACTTTCAAGATCCTGTTCTTTTCCGTGGGAAACGTGTGTAAAAGGAGACATGGTGTGGGGTGTTTGGACTCCGTCAAGCTAGAGAACGGCGGGAGTTTCCCCGCAGAAGACGTGGAAGATGTCAAGATGTTGGGGAAGATCGTGCCGGTCTTTTTGCTACAGATCATGTACAGAACTGTCTTTTTTCAGGTAAGGAACGTTACAGATTTATGTGGATTTATTTTTTAAGTACGCTTGGTATATATCGGTATCTGTGGCCTAGTTACGCTTGGTATATATCGGCATCTGTGGCCTAGTTACGCTTGGTATATATTGGCATCTGTGGCCTAGTTACGCTTGGTATATATCGGCATCTGTGGCCTAGTTTAGGACGAGGTTACATTTGCTGTAGGTCGTCGCACGTTTTTGATGTCGTACAATTTTTAAGCAGGCTAGTGACAGAGCCAACCATTGATAGGGATCCAAGACAGCCTTTTCGGTAACAACACATCTGAATCATGTACGACACAAGCACCACTAACTCACTGTCATTTAGTACATTATGCAATCGAActccacagggtgtctgctacttaaccagtaaccatggtgacggCCGTTTGTTTCAGGTCactgaccttatttgtttggaacggaagaagaggaaaaacaaGAAGATGAAACGACAAACGTAGCAAAAGCAACCTGTTTCTCTTTCCTGAAGTTAAACATAACATTTCGCACTCTGCAACTTAAAACAAGCTAGGAACTAAATGTGTTCGTTCTTACGTATTCCCTCTCCTCTATTTTACAGATGCAGACGACCTATTTTCTCCAGGGTGAGAGAATGAAGCTAAACTTCGGTACTTTCGAGACGCCCGTGGCCGCCCTGAACCTGTTCTACGTGGTAACGGTCCTGCTGTTTGTGCCCCTGATGGATAGAGTGGTATACCCCGCCATGGACAGATGTGGGGTCAACCTGCCACTGCTAAAGAGAATAGGTCAGAGTTTTTAGTTCTTAAACCTGTGTTTATTTCGTTGGGTTGTATGGGGACCGCCATCTTgtatttgtgacgtcacagggtcgccatctTGTATTTGTGACGTCTCAGGGTCGTTTTGTATCATTACAGGTTTCCATAGCAAaactttgttggatccgttggcatgtgtggtggccgccatcttgattttgtgacgtcgcagggtagccataccatttcattgggaggggtgttttttggggttgctagcgttctctctatttttaacaaatcggcccacaactatcacacactcaactcaaataaaaagaaaaattcaataccaattcatatttataaaaagaccccgtaatcgctaaattaacatagcaaacctgaagtatatgtagcacaaatacttaactctagttattAGTAGTTTAAGATCTCTATGATAGAGTAAAAGCGCACCTATATATAGGTATTACTCAACGTTACGTAAAGATGAGTGAATGTGAAAGCTAAAAAATGATAGAGGTGATATGAAAAGACGGACATTCCTTTATGTTTGTTCGCATAACCCGTAAACCAAGTTTTTTACAGATACTGCAGACGACGTAAGACCCGGCTGATATCACGGTTTGCTTCACTAACACCGAAATGGAGTGGTCCATGTATGTGTGCAGAgttatgggttctttaacgtgctcagggtatgactctcctcaaacacggaatcTGTGCTTCACACTTGTGAGTACATTTAAGTCCGTGccgtaacaaaacaaaacaaaacaaaaacatatttcgttgtcggcaggattcgaacctgcgCGGGCAGAGCCCAATGGATTTCTAATCCATCGCCTTAACCACTCGGCCACGACAACTGGATGGAATCAATACTTACTATGAAATCTGGACCATCACAGGTATCGGCATGACCTTAGGGATGGTCTCCGTCGCTTGGGCTGCCATGGTCGAGACGCTTCGGAAGCACACCCTCATCTCGCCAGGTGGCGCTTTCCAACAGGACGTCGGTGGGGAGACGTTCACGGCCGCTAACATGTGCATTCTGTGGCAGATCCCTCAGTTCGCACTCGTCGGCTGTGGGGAAGTCTTCGTCATGGCCGCAGGTCAGATTCTTCTCATTTTTTTGTCGAAGATTCTCTAAAAGATCTCATTCCGTAACATGTTAAAGATGATATTAGAATTTGCCAAGCTTGATGAGTGATTTCTATCAAGACCATCCATCTAATTCTATAAGAGAATGAAATGCGTCAAATTCCTAAAAACATGAGGTGAGGAATCGATAAAACAGATGCGCTTTCAATCTAATGTCCATGTGCAATCTTTCACGACCGATTTACTTCCTCGCACTATTTTTCTCTACAGGTAGCCAGTTCGCCTATTCCCAGGCTCCGAAGACACTCCGCGGGGTGGTGTTCGGGTGTTTCGCCTTGACTTTCGCATTTGGAAGCTTCTTCGGTTCCATCTTGGTGGACGTCCTGAACCAGATGACCGCAGGTGCGTTATATGAGCGATAAGTGTATTTTCACTCGCCTggctatgacgtcattaatgtccgccatgttggatggtgaAAACCGGAAGTTGCCAAGTAAATTGGAACATCTTAATTTTAACTCTGTTGGTAACGTTAGAGGTCATTCTGGAtcaaattacaggtttgcatagcaaaacctttgttggatccgtaggcatgtgtggtggccgccatcttgaattgtgacgtcgcagggtagccatactattttattgggaggggtgtttttttgggtcgctagcgtCCTCTCtacttttaacaaatcggcacacaactatcacatattcaactcaaataaaaataaaaattcaataccaattcatatctataaaaagatcccgtaatcgcttaactaacatagcaaacttgaagtatatgtagcacaaatacttaactctagttgaactacaatttcaatttattcaatcattcattctcAAAAAAGATATTTTCACGTATCACCTTAGATATGAAATTAGAACTTATTTCCTGTAGTGTAAAGATATCTTGCATTGTGGACATTCTAGAGAAAGGAAATAGATTAATaatcttttattcattcattcatggcccattcatttattcattcaagtATAtcagtggcgtcgtgtggtgtaatggaaagaacatccgactgtcaaacaaggtgacccgagttcgaacccggcctgcccccagacatgtctgaacatgcgccccgacgttgtgccctttggaaaggcacttaacacgactttcctcacttcactcaggtgtaaatgagtacctagctcatctagggttagggacgtccctcggataggacgttaaatggaggtcccgtgtttggggagagccacaccccgcgcacgtaaaagaacccaccacacctttcgaaaaagagtaggggcatgccccggtgtgcgatggtccaaacctgggttgacatcttgaaaatgtgatagttcacctgttatgtcaatccttccacaaatgtggtaaatctgaataaatagataaatatcgAATGTTTTTCAGGAGCAGAATGGCTCCCGGACGAACTGAATGATGGCCACGCTGACTACTTCTTCCTCCTACTGACCGGGCTCATGGCAATCAACCTTCTCGTCTTTGCATACGTCGCCACAAATTACAACTACGTCACGAACGAAAATGCTGACgtagacaaacacacaaatgtcGATGACGTAAATCATTCTGACGATGAGAATTTATCGAAATCAAGTTTAATTGATTCTATAGAGTTAGGCAAGTCGCCACTGCATATGACTGCCTAACTACCTCGGGTTACAATATGCTAAGTCATGAAACGCTGAGCTATGGCTCGTTTGAAATTTCATTCGTTTGTCACTTTATCGGTAGTGTTGATacgttaatatttctaaaaactATACTTTTGGGGATGATTGGTTGACATTTTAGTTAAGTTTGTCGCTTGGAAGACTGAATTTCAGAAAGTTTATAAAGTGGAAATAAAGCTACGAACAATTGTTCACTGACAGGCATTTGATGTTTAAACATTTTATCTAAGAGTCGTTTCATACGCGTTTGCTTTTGAAAACTCGTCAATGCAGTCCTTATATTCTGTGAGATTTCATACGCACACAAACACGcgcacatatacatacatacatagacatAGACAAATACACGCACATTTAGACATATGCATACCACATTGAGATGTATGTCAAGACGTCTAGACCTgtttatattttcacattttttaatCCGGGAGTACATACCGCATCAGctgcatggatcaaaagcggccTCTATTAATCACTGCCAGTACTGCAGCAGTGTTATAGCGTCAGTGCACTGTCGCCCTACATTGATTATTTTGATAAAATTTCCCTTGAATGTTTGATCTGGAAATTGGTAGCTTTAATATCGTAGACGGATAATTGTAGTAGGTCGCAAGGAAGGCCCTCGCGCGATCGGTGCCAAACAGAGAAATTAAACTGACCACCAGAAAGGCATATAAAATGCTATCAAAATCATCATACCATAAAAATTGTTCGCTGGCTTTACAATACCGCTGCAGTACTGGCATAGATTAATAGAGGACGCTTCTAACCCATGCACCGCGCGCAACGCCTCTACCCACCATTCCTGATGTTGCATCAGAAATTAAACGCAACCTACTACATGTGTCCGTTTACGATGACAAAGCTACAGACTGTCAGATTAATCATTGAAAGAACATCGAAGGGCTTGTCCGAGCCAAGGCATCGTGCCCAGAAATGTGTTCCATCGGGAAAGACTTCTTCAATAGAGGTCTTTGCGAGTTTAACTTGGCCGCCAACGATACAACGTACACAGTAACCTCCCGTTTTAATACTACGGCCTTTCCGAACAGCATCTTTCCATCTGTCAAAATAACGTGAATATGAAAGGTCTTGTTCGTATATAACAAACTGGTTTCGAATGATTACCATGTTTCGACTGAAACAATGCACTGCAGTACTGACCAAATAAGATAGATGTCGCTGTGAGACCGCGCTCAACCCCGAGTTGGACTTCTCCAATACTTTGAAATGTCGTCAATTTGTCCTCGTTTTTTTGgcataaaaaaacataaactttaaAGACTGTTTGCgttctttgttttctgtttgtaaaTCATTTACAGGTCACCCAGAATGCAGTGTaataatacttttttttttaatgtaaactaaatataatatgataatgacaCATATTGTAAAGCACTTTTGAGTATGATTATTTTCTGTTATGAATATTTTGTTGCACCAGTCCCCCTTCTACAGTAAATTATTTGTCACAGAATGTGGGCTTTGACTGTTTTTAACTAGAAATAATGTTGATAGATCTTGCAGGATAAGTATGAAGTAATGTGCTTTACGAAGCTTAAAAAAGAGTGTGGGCGTTATActatttgttattttgggaaaataaataaaaaatgaattcGTTgtcggcaggattcgaacctgcgCGGGCAGAGCCCAATAGATTTCTAGTCTATCGCCT
Proteins encoded in this window:
- the LOC136444733 gene encoding solute carrier family 15 member 4-like — protein: MTELRTVDEVPSGPSSGYNSDDDTERTPLIGSNNDSATTNDRKPPFVPIIGIFSIEVCERVAYYATVANLVLFCTRDLDYTSTEAVTLSLLFTGLGCTVPPLGGVLADSLIGKYRAICVTAFLHFVGMACMVAVAFPFESYFGPENSPSKETLDSIFPVALVVVAIATGGIKANVSPFAAQQAQGMMGAQTERSFFNWYFWFLNVGTFFSIAVLSYIEQDIAFWIGFLVPTILMFCACANLMLMGCLGKVYKDSPNGSVLLKTFKILFFSVGNVCKRRHGVGCLDSVKLENGGSFPAEDVEDVKMLGKIVPVFLLQIMYRTVFFQMQTTYFLQGERMKLNFGTFETPVAALNLFYVVTVLLFVPLMDRVVYPAMDRCGVNLPLLKRIGIGMTLGMVSVAWAAMVETLRKHTLISPGGAFQQDVGGETFTAANMCILWQIPQFALVGCGEVFVMAAGSQFAYSQAPKTLRGVVFGCFALTFAFGSFFGSILVDVLNQMTAGAEWLPDELNDGHADYFFLLLTGLMAINLLVFAYVATNYNYVTNENADVDKHTNVDDVNHSDDENLSKSSLIDSIELGKSPLHMTA